In a genomic window of Methanofastidiosum sp.:
- the codA gene encoding cytosine deaminase, with translation MDLILRNARLYDNNHLVDIGINDGKFSEIKNSIGAKGDEEIDLQGRFVSPPLVEIHVHMDAALTVGEPRYNLGGSLLEGIEIWSERKKSLTKEDVKARVRKALKWEIANGVTRVRTHVDVCDPSLSAFKAILDLKKEFKEYIDLQIVAFPQEGIFSYPDGEELMRKAMEKGADVVGGIPHYEWTREDGVKDTIFAVSLGKELGKMIDLHIDETDDDHSRFVEVLAAETIKNNYHGKVTASHTTAMHSYNNAYAFKLLGWIKRAELNMVTNPLDNSVLQARFDTYPKRRGHTRVKEMDAMGINVCIADDSIMDPWYPLGLGDPLQAAFVFVHYGQMSGYNEMMRLIEMITTNSAKAFGANDYGIKVGNTADLVVFDAPTAIDAIRLVARRYIVIKDGKVIAQTKPYETNIILNGKEEKINFIK, from the coding sequence ATGGATCTAATTTTGAGAAATGCCAGATTATATGATAATAATCATCTTGTTGATATTGGGATTAACGATGGAAAATTTTCAGAGATAAAGAATAGTATAGGTGCAAAGGGTGACGAAGAAATTGATCTACAAGGAAGATTCGTTTCACCTCCTTTAGTTGAAATACATGTGCATATGGACGCTGCCCTTACAGTAGGTGAACCGAGATATAATCTAGGTGGCTCTCTTCTAGAAGGAATTGAGATATGGTCTGAAAGAAAAAAAAGTCTAACTAAAGAAGATGTAAAGGCTAGAGTAAGGAAAGCTTTGAAGTGGGAGATTGCAAATGGTGTTACGCGTGTAAGGACTCATGTAGATGTTTGTGACCCTTCCTTAAGTGCGTTCAAAGCTATTTTAGACCTAAAGAAAGAATTCAAGGAGTATATAGATTTGCAGATAGTGGCCTTTCCACAAGAAGGTATTTTCTCCTATCCAGATGGCGAGGAGCTTATGAGGAAAGCTATGGAAAAAGGGGCTGATGTAGTTGGTGGAATACCTCATTATGAATGGACAAGAGAAGACGGAGTAAAAGACACAATATTTGCTGTTTCTTTAGGGAAAGAACTTGGAAAAATGATTGACCTTCACATAGATGAAACTGATGACGATCATTCCAGATTTGTTGAAGTCCTAGCAGCTGAAACAATAAAGAATAATTATCACGGAAAAGTAACGGCAAGCCACACAACTGCAATGCATTCTTACAATAATGCATACGCCTTCAAACTTTTAGGGTGGATCAAGAGAGCAGAGTTAAATATGGTCACAAATCCTCTTGACAACTCTGTTCTTCAGGCAAGATTTGATACATATCCAAAAAGAAGAGGGCACACCAGAGTAAAAGAGATGGATGCAATGGGAATTAATGTGTGCATAGCTGATGACTCAATAATGGATCCCTGGTATCCCCTGGGCCTTGGGGATCCTCTTCAAGCAGCATTTGTTTTTGTTCACTATGGGCAGATGTCCGGATACAATGAAATGATGCGATTAATTGAAATGATCACAACAAATTCAGCCAAAGCATTTGGAGCAAATGATTATGGGATTAAAGTAGGAAACACTGCAGATCTAGTTGTATTTGACGCCCCAACAGCAATCGATGCAATAAGGCTAGTTGCTAGAAGATATATTGTCATTAAGGATGGAAAGGTAATTGCACAAACAAAACCATATGAGACAAATATTATCCTAAACGGTAAGGAAGAGAAAATAAACTTTATTAAATAA